TTCAAGTGGCTATTTCTATTTGTGTTGATGGCATTCCTGttgatataattaaaatttttttccatttctagTACATCTCCCTGGCGCTAACCCTCTTTTGGAACTATCTGGACGTGTTCATCATCCTGTCGAGTTTGGCCATCGCCACCCGCTTCGAGCAGATCAACACGCATCTGGAATCGATGCTCACGGGTGACAACGTGCTGACACCGAATGAGCCATTTTGGGTCCGGATCCGGAACCATTACGTGGTGGTGTGCGAGCTGCTCGACGAGGTGAACCGTGTCATTTCGTGGATTATGCTGATATCATGCGCTACCAATTTGTACTTCATCTGTCTCCAGATACTGAACGTCTCGCAGTAAGTGAAAGCTTTAGctttgtgtttgtttgttttctctaGTCCATGATcctggggtttttttttcttcctatttTCCTTTCTCGGTGTCAGGAAGCTACGATATGTGATGAATGACATTTACTACTGGTTTTCGTTGCTGTTCCTGATTGCCCGAACCGTGACGATGTTTCTGAGTGCTGCCCACATTCACGAAACTGCCAAAAAGCCCCTTGACATAGTGACGAGAATTCCGAACTCCGGCTGGTGTGTGGAGGTACATAAGTATATGGGATAAGATAATGTTTCTGAGGATTATGTGTGACACTTTACAGTGTCAAGGTGATGCTGAAAATGTGTTGGCCTTTTTGCTCATTTCTTTATTTAggtaatgttttgaaaaacattattgTAGCTTAAAAAATTAGCTCTTTTGAGATCTTTCAAtcaaatgagaatttttttcgagaatatctctggagccactattgtATTGAAAACATTTGCCCTGGAAGCTTGCAATGGATCTAGATGGAAATCCTACAAGAAAGCCTTCAACATTTTGGGAATCACATTTGAGAGAGTTGATTTAAGACAAAATTATCAAGGTGTATCGAAGTTGTggtgatgttggcgcattcacttttatttaattttctacCCACATACGTACAAGGTGATAATAAAGTTCCCgtgaagggtgatacggtcaaaatttggtcaatatcaacttgacgtatttctttcaattttgcatttaaaaaacctgaatacatctcattttgaaggtgtgtgtgtgtgtagaatgttgctcctattcttctattttgattttaaaattccttcttcagttgtcaaaatgccgttcaaggaagaagagcagcgtatcaaaattttgctcgcgtatcgcgaaaatccgagctactcgcacgcaaactggcaaaatcgctaaaagttgccaaatcaaccgttacaaatgtaattaaagtgtttggggaacgtttgtcgacagccaggaagtctagaTTGGGTTGAAATCGAAacccggaagccgctgagacgacaaagagagttgccggtagtttcaagcgaaaccctaacctctctttcTCCgggtctacaaccgtgcatcgagccaaaaaaccagccggactatcgacttacaagaaggtagtgactccaaatcgcgatgataaacaaaatacgacggccaaagcgcgatcccggaggctgtacacgatgatgctgacgaagtttgactgcgtggtaatggacgacgaaacctacgtcaaagccgactacaagcagcttccgggacaggagttttatacggcaaaatgaAGAGGAAAGataacagatattttcaagcacatgaaactgtcaaaattcgcgaagaaatatctggtgtggcaagccatctgtacctgtggctcgAAAAGTAGCATTTTACGCATTTACGTGAaatagtgtttgaataaacgcctgctgtctttcctgaagaaacacggttgttccgtactgttttggccggatttggcatcttgccattacggtaaaaagaccatggagtggtacgccgccaacaacgtgcaggtggtttccaatgacaagaaccctcccaacacgccagagctccgcccaattgagaaatactgagaTATTGTCAAGAGGAACcttaagaagaccaaaaaaactgctaaggacgagcagcagttcaaggcaaactggctccctgcggcgaagaaggtggacaaggtggctgtacaaaatctgatggcaggggttaagcgtaaggcccggcaattcggatttggaaaaacggaagcccaactgaatatttttcctgaattttatactaattaaacttgaaaaagaaatttaatttgattttttgaatgacgatttcaccgatttacacgcgttttcccttgaccaaattttgaccgtatcaccctttatatacacaccaaaaaattttcaaaattacacgtgacagaaacgcttgaagccataattatgtttgatctatttttgaatatgatctaattttacatcattccACATCTATTATCAGGtctcaacttgaaaattagtCTTGAGTGATGTAAAATTATGTACCTCATGACATTTTCGGGTATGTTTACTTTATATCAAACCGAATGCGGAGCCTGTTGTAATTATGTCTGATCTGCGCCGTTATGGAAATCCAAAAACTTCCAGTTATTCAGTGAAATCGTTCGCATAAATCCGTAATAAATGTGCAAAATGAAGATTTTATCCTTTAGGAATAtggatttttaaattgtgcTTCAAAAATAAGTAATTAAAAGAATGCGGAGCTGCCTGTGTGTGTATGAGTACATAAAAGAACTGGAAATCATCAGTCTTGTTCTGAATTTTATGTGAGATTTACGTAATATTTATTTTACTGATAAATTTACCATATGCCTTcgttgaattattcaaataaaaatattcactgAAAAGTTTATACACAATTAAAGCCAATTGGCACCACTGCTTcaacgaaaaacaaaataattatcttGGCGTTCGGCTTCATTCGTCTTTTTcgggtttgtttattttcacgCGCAGCAAGGAAATTGAAGTGATTAGAACTTCTTGCGTTGTGGGTTTCACGGTACCGTTTCCTGGGCGCTGCACCGAATTCGTCAGAATGCATCAGGTAAGTAAACAGTAACTACTTTTGACTTTGTTATCttcgtttgattttcattttttgtttattgtagACCCGTTGGCTGATGGGGATTAGCGGGATTAGCCGGAATCGAGAGCTGATCATCGACCAGAACCTTAGAAGAACCTTCCTAGGACAGTGCTAGCAGCAGTCAAACGCCGTCCCCTTCCCCCATGTGTGGTGCGAGCAACACGCAACAGCAGAATCCTTTCGGGAGACCGAACGCCGTTCTCCCAAATGTGGTGCGAGTAGCACGGGACAATGGAATCATCTGGGGAGAGTGCTTGCAGCAGCAAAATTCCGTTCACCTGGTGTGTCCCCAAGTGTGGTGGGAACAAACACGCGACAACAGAATCCTTCCGGGAGTGTACTACTAGAAGCCGAACGTCGTCTCCCAATGcaggaataaaattgaaataattgtgAAAACTGCATACCATGGGGATGTCACGGTACCGTTTCCTGAGAGCTGCAACGAATtcgctaaaatgcatcaattagTTAATGGTAACGATGTTTtgtcttttattttgattttcgttcgatttcaatttttttttattgtagatCCGTGGGCAGATGGGGATAAAATAGCCGAGATCGAGAGCTGATCAGCCGCAAGAATGTATACCGGAGAATGCTGGCAGCAGCACCCCGAATGTGGGGCGAGCAGCATGCGACAGCAGGACCTTTCCAGGATACTGATAGCAGCAGCCAAAGGATATTCCCAATAATGTGTGGTTCGAAAAGAACGTAACAACTGAACCCTTCCAGGCGAGTAGACACTAGCAGAGTTTGTCCTGTAAGTAATTCATAGGCTCCAACTAAACTGTATTATTTAAACCTGTATAAAGCAGTAAGACACACTCtctctcacacacacacacacacgcacacacacacacacacacacacacacacacacacacacacacacacacacacacacacacacacacacacacacacacacacacacacacacacacacacacaaatatGCACACAAActtgtgaaatatttaaaaaaaatacttatcatCAAATCTCAATCTATAGCATTGATGCATTATATGGTTAAGTTTCAtttgagaatatttttcatctatCTAATTTAACGATTATTTCAAAAGAACAGAAAATTTGATCTTATTTCAAAAGGAATAATCTTTGCTTTGTACTGCCACAAAAACAAttgttgttcaaaaaaaataaggaga
This sequence is a window from Uranotaenia lowii strain MFRU-FL chromosome 3, ASM2978415v1, whole genome shotgun sequence. Protein-coding genes within it:
- the LOC129753436 gene encoding gustatory receptor for sugar taste 64a-like; this translates as MKYISLALTLFWNYLDVFIILSSLAIATRFEQINTHLESMLTGDNVLTPNEPFWVRIRNHYVVVCELLDEVNRVISWIMLISCATNLYFICLQILNVSQKLRYVMNDIYYWFSLLFLIARTVTMFLSAAHIHETAKKPLDIVTRIPNSGWCVELERFATQLKSETVALSGMGFFDVTRQLLFSMAGTIVTYELVMLKFDRLSVGKGYIRPCSYFEIEKSWLS